A window from Drosophila yakuba strain Tai18E2 chromosome 3L, Prin_Dyak_Tai18E2_2.1, whole genome shotgun sequence encodes these proteins:
- the LOC6533196 gene encoding odorant receptor 65a translates to MTELQSKRKNANWDRLFGPFLESWAVFKAPQTKSRHIIAYWTREQLKALGFFRNSEARRLPRVVAWQYFVLIQLLTSMASLVYGAREHIGDTVNLGRDLVFIITTIFICFRLVFYAQYADEIDVIIDALEDIYHWSVKGPGWKEVQENKRLRFLLFMAVVISWFTCLIIFMLIKLSTPFWIESQILPFHVAWPFQLHDPAQHPIAHVIIFVSQSITMLYFLIWLGVVENMGVSIFYELTSALRVLCIELRNLQELCLGDEEMLFRELCRMTNFHQQIILLTDRCNQIFNGAFIMQMLINFLLVSLSLFEVLAAKRDPQVAAEYMVILLMTLGHLSFWSKFGDMFSEESKQVALAVYEAYDPNVGSKTIHRQFCFFIQRAQKPLIMRAAPFPPFNLENNMFILKQCYSILTILANTLE, encoded by the exons ATGACCGAGCTGCAGAGTAAGCGGAAAAATGCTAATTGGGATCGATTGTTTGGGCCGTTTCTCGAAAGTTGGGCTGTTTTCAAGGCTCCCCAGACAAAATCCCGACACATCATCGCCTACTGGACTCGCGAACAGCTTAA aGCTTTAGGTTTTTTTAGGAACTCGGAGGCACGTCGTCTGCCCAGGGTTGTGGCCTGGCAATATTTTGTTCTGATTCAACTACTCACTTCCATGGCATCTCTGGTTTATGGCGCCCGTGAACACATAGGTGATACTGTCAATCTGGGTCGAGATCTGGTCTTCATAATAACG accatatttatttgctttagACTGGTGTTCTATGCTCAATATGCTGATGAAATCGATGTCATAATCGATGCTCTCGAGGACATTTATCATTGGAGTGTGAAAGGTCCTGGATGGAAGGAAGTGCAAGAGAACAAGCGTTTGCGTTTCCTATTGTTTATGGCCGTGGTCATTTCTTGGTTTACCTGTCTCATCATTTTTATGCTGATCAAATTGTCCACACCTTTTTGGATTGAATCGCAGATATTACCCTTTCACGTCGCCTGGCCCTTTCAACTTCACGATCCAGCGCAGCACCCGATTGCCCATGTCATTATCTTTGTATCCCAAAGCATCACCATGTTGTACTTCCTGATTTGGCTGGGTGTTGTGGAGAATATGGGTGTGTCTATATTTTACGAGCTAACTTCTGCTCTAAGGGTTTTGTGCATCGAACTAAGAAATCTGCAGGAACTTTGCCTGGGCGATGAGGAGATGCTATTCAGGGAGCTTTGTCGAATGACCAATTTCCATCAGCAAATCATCCT ACTTACAGATCGCTGCAACCAAATTTTCAATGGCGCTTTTATCATGCAAATGTTGATTAACTTTCTGCTCGTCTCATTGTCACTTTTCGAGGTATTGGCTGCCAAAAGGGATCCTCAAGTGGCCGCCGAGTATATGGTTATCCTGCTAATGACTCTGGGACACCTCTCGTTCTGGTCGAAATTCGGGGATATGTTTTCGGAGGAATCGAAGCAAGTGGCTTTGGCTGTGTACGAAGCTTATGACCCGAATGTTGGATCCAAGACCATTCACCGACAATTTTGTTTCTTCATTCAAAGAGCTCAAAAGCCATTAATCATGAGGGCAGCTCCATTTCCACCTTTCAATTTGGAGAACAACATGTTT ATTCTAAAGCAGTGCTATTCCATACTGACCATATTAGCAAACACCTTAGAGTAG